Genomic segment of Paenalkalicoccus suaedae:
ATGTTTGATGGATGCTCTTTTCAACGTCCTGCTTACGAACTTTTCCGTTGGCACCTGTTCCTTCTACTGTTTGTAAATCGAGGTCAGATGCATTAGCAATTTTAGCTGCGAGCGGTGTTGCTTTCACAGAAGTTGGTTCAAATGAGGCTTCGCCTTCTTCTTTTTTCGATGAAGTAACCGCATGGCCAGTACTTGGAGCCTGCTCTACATCCGCTTCCTGAATACGTCCATTCGGTCCGCTTCCTTCTATTAAAAAGAGATTAAGCTCTCGCTCTCTCGCAACACGACGTGCTGCTGGTGTAGCACGAACATGCCCATGTTCATTTACATCCGCTTTGTCGACGTTGTTGATGTCCTGTTTCTCTGCCGGTGCTTCATCGTCTTCCTCGTGTAGATCTTCCTCGTGCGTTGCGTTAGCACCTTCATTTGAATGAGTTTCGCCTTGAGTCGGTATCGCTTCACCCGGTTCTCCAATATAGCCAACCACTCCGTTTACAGGAATGGTGTCATCTGGCTCGGCGAGCTGTTTTAACAGGACGCCTTCTTCGTAAGCTTCTACTTCAATGTTAATTTTGTCTGTCATAATTTCAAATAGTGGATCGCCAATCTCGATTTCTTCGCCTTCCTCCACGAACCATTGGAGAAAGGTGCCCTCCTCCATCGTACTGCTCAGCTTTGGCATGAATATTTCTTTAGGCATGCAACTCTCTCCCCTTTTTGAAGGAAGCAGGTAGCGTATGTTTGACCGCTTCCACAATCGATTCCACAGATGGTACCGTTGCTTTTTCAAGCGTTGGATTATAAGGAATTGGAACCGCCTCCGCACCGAGTCTTCTAATCGGTGCATCTAAGAAGTCGAAGGCGTCACTCTCAGCAATCGTTGCGGCAATCTCTCCTCCGAAGCCGCCGCGCTTTACTGCTTCATGCGCGATGACGACTCGACCTGTTTTCTTTACAGAGTCAATAATCGTTTCTGTATCTAATGGGACAAGCGTCCGTGGATCAATAACCTCCACTTCAATGCCGTCTGCCGCTAATTTTTCAGCCGCTTCTAAGGCGCGATGCACCATGATTGCCGTCGCAACAATCGTGACGTCTTTCCCTTCTCGCTTCACATCTGCCTTGCCTAACGGAATCGAATATGGCTCCTCTGGCACATGTTCAGACGTTTTATATAAAAGCTTATGCTCGTAAAAAATGACTGGGTTTGGATCATCAATCGCCGCTTTTAATAATCCTTTCGCGTCCGCTGCAGATGATGGTTGCACTACCTTCAAGCCTGGAACATGCGCCATCCACGCCTCTAAGCTTTGTGAGTGTTGGGCAGCGGCTCCCGTACCAGATCCACTCGGCGTGCGGACAACTAACGGAACAGACCCTTTCCCGCCATACATATAGCGAATTTTTGCAGCTTGGTTCACTAAGTTATCCATCGCAATTGTAATAAAATCGGAGAACTGTAGCTCTAAAATTGGTCGCATTCCTGTTAACGCCGCACCAACGGCCGTCCCGGAAATCGCCGCCTCAGAGATCGGTGTATTGCGAATTCGTTCTGGACCAAACTCTTCGATCATGCCACGACTAACGCCAAATGCACCTCCATACACACCAATGTCCTCTCCAAGCATAAAGACATCCTCGTTCGCTCGCATTTCCTGACTAATTGCTTCTCTGACAGCTTCTAAATAGGTGATTTCTCTCATCCGTCATATCCTCCTTACGCGTCGGCGTACACGTCTTCAAGTAATGTATCAAGCCCTGGCTCCGGACTTTCCGTTGCAAAATCAACTGCACCCTCTACTTCTTGCTTCGCTTCTTGACGAACCTTGTCTAACTCTTCCTCCGTCGCCACCCCATGTTCAACCAGCGCCTCTTTCATCGCTTTAATCGGATCTCGATTACGCCACTCCTTCTCTTCTTCTCTCGTGCGATATTTTTTCGCATCGCTCTTCGAGTGACCCTTCCAGCGATACGTTTTACATTCAATTAAACTCGGACCGCCACCCTCTCTTGCTAAATCCACAGCCTCTTTCACATCCGTCATGACAGAAAAGATGTCGTTACCGTCCGTTACTTTGCCTGGGATTCCGTAGCTCTCTGCACGCGTTGCCACATGCTCCACGTTCATCATATCCTTCACAGAACCCGACATACCGTACTGGTTATTTTCACAAATAAAGACGACAGGTAGCTTCCATACAGATGCTAAGTTAAGAGCCTCGTGGAAGCTCCCTTCATTAGTAGCCCCATCTCCAAAGAAGCAAAGCACCACGTAGCCCTCTTGCTTCATTTGAGAAGTAAGTGCCGCGCCAGTTGCAATGGCGAAGCCTCCACCAACAATGCCATTAGCTCCTAAGTTTCCTTTATCTAGATCGGCGATATGCATCGATCCTCCCTTGCCTTTGCAATATCCTGTCGTTCGACCAAACAACTCTGCCATCATTCGATCTACTTCGGCACCCTTTGCAATACAGTGACCGTGACCTCTGTGCGTGCTCGTGATTTTATCCTTTTCTTCTAATACTGCGCACGCGCCGACTGCGGATGCTTCTTGTCCTACTGCTAAATGAGTCGTTCCGTGAATGAGTCCTTTTGCAAAAAACTCATCTACCTTTTCGTCAAAAAAACGTACGAGCCACATTTGCTTGTAATACGTTTTATATGCCTCTTTAGAAATGAAATCAGGAAGTGCTTGCCTCATGATCGTGCCCCCTTATCAAATGTTCTTTATTGTTACATTTGTAATTATCGTAGTGCGTGTGAGATGATATGTCAAGTTAGAATTTTCAGAAAAATACTATTGACAAGTCAATGAAAGCGTTTTATATTGACAATAGTAACACATTCGAACATTTGTAAATTATTTCGCGAAGGGGGCGACGTCGTGATTGCATGGGGATGGTTCTTCATCATCTTTGCAGGAATTTGGGTACTGCAGTTTTTCATGGCTCACTATCAAATGAAAAACTATCAGCTAACGATGAGGGAGCTTAGTACACGTGATTCTGGCTACTTAGGTGTTGGTGTCCAAAAAAGAAGATTCGGTAAGGGAATTGTCACAATCGTTGTGAGTGACGTAGATGGCACGATCGTCGAAGCAAGAAAGATGGAAGGTGTTACTGTGTTCTCTAGATTTAAGGCTTATCAAGACATTGTCGGAAAAAACATCCATGAGGTCAAAGGTTCCATTAACGATGCGCAGACGCTATCGTCAGTGGAAATGGCCGTGCAGAAGATTAACGAGCAAAAGATTTAATTAACTGAAAAAGGAAGGTGAAGGAGCATGGATTTCGTTGTAAATCTCGCAGAAGGATTCATTGGTATGTTTCAGCAGGGTGGAGAAACGTTTGTTGGTCTTGTAACTGGGATCATTCCTCTACTCATCACACTTATCACAGCCGTAAACGCCTTTATTAAATTTGTCGGAGAAGAACGAATCACGCGCTTTGCGCAAAAATTGACGAAATATTTCTTCTTACGCTACACGCTTTTTCCTATTCTCGCCGTTTTCTTTTTAACAAACCCGATGGCGTACACCTTCGGACGCTTCCTACCTGAGAAGCAAAAGCCCGCTTTTTATGACTCTGCCGTATCATTTGTACACCCGATTACAGGACTCTTTCCACACGCAAACCCTGCCGAGCTTTTCGTCTTCACGGGTATTGCCGCTGGACTGACTACGCTTGGCCTGTCACTTGGACCACTAGCTGTTATGTATTTCTTAACTGGTATTATCGTTATCTTAATTCGTGGTGTTGTAACGGAGCTAATTACTGTCAGTATGATGAAGCGTCAAGGCATGCTCGATGACTCAGAAAAGAAGCTAGGATAAGGGGGGACTAATCATGACAAACTTTCGTGCTGTAAAAATTACTAAAGGCTCTGGTGGCTGGGGCGGACCGCTTACGATCCTCCCTAATGAGAAGAAAAAATACGTTGTTTCTGTAACTGGAGGTGGAATTCATCCTGTCGCGCAAGACCTTGCAGATAAAACTGGCGCTACTGCAATCGATGGGTTCACGGATAGCGTGCCTTATGACGAAATGGCTGCGGCTGTTATTGACTGTGGCGGTACCGCTCGCTGTGGCATTTATCCAAAGCATGATGTCATGACGATCAATCTTCACGGCACAAGCCCAGCAGGTCCACTCGCTCAGTTTATTAAGGAGACAAACTTTGTATCTGGTGTCCGTGAGAAGGATATTAACTCTGTTGATGCGTCTGAGGCGGCTGCTGATCCGTCGATCACTCAAGCTGCAAGTGGTAAGACCGCAACTGAAATTAAAAACGAAGCACGTCAAAAAGCATCGACGATGTATAAAGAGCCACGTAAGGCCGGCTTCATTGAGCGCTTCGGTCGTGGCATGGGTAACGTCGTTAGCGTCTTTTACCAAGCCGGTCGTGAAACAATTGAGACCGTTATTAAAAACATCCTTCCTTTCATGGCATTCGTATCGATGCTGATCGGGATTATTCTCTACACAGGTATTGGAGACTTTATCGCAAACGTCGTAACGCCACTCGCAGGAAATATCGTTGGTCTTTTAATCTTATCTGTTATCATCTCGCTCCCAATTCTCTCCCCACTACTTGGACCTGGTGCCGTTATTGCACAGGTTGTAGGGGTACTTGTCGGGGTGGAAATTGGACGTGGAAATATTCCGCCAGAACTCGCATTACCAGCACTTTTTGCGATCAACCCACAAGTTGGAGCAGACTTTGTGCCAGTAGGCTTAACACTTGGTGAAGCGAAGCCAGAGACGATTCAAGTCGGTGTGCCTGCCGTCCTCTTCTCCCGTGTTATCACTGGTCCAATCGCCGTTGTGATTGCCTACTTCTTAAGCTTTTTTATCTATCAATAAGCACTTCCCGCGGGGTGGCCCTCTGCTACCCTGCGGAAAAATAGATTTTTAAAGGAGTTTCTCATGATGACAAAACTACATTCAACCGTTACAAGCATTGGAGCCGAGTGCGAGCTCTTTTTACAGGAAAAAATGATGATCCTCTTCCACGAGGATGTACCAAAAGAATTAAAGGAGATCGCCGTCGTTCATAATAATCGCGACATAAAGGATGATGTTGCCGCTGGGGACTTCCTTGTTATTGGCGACGAACGCTATGAAATTCTATTTGTTGGTTCGAAAGCAAACGAGACGCTTCGTGAATTAGGTCACGCGACATTTTTCTTCAACGGAGAATCAAGCTCTGATCTACCAGGAAATATTTGTTTAGAAGATAAAGCATTTGCGCTACCAAAAGAGAATGAAGAAATTAAAATTATTGCAGTTTAGAAGGGACGTTTTCGTATGCTAGGAATGAATCGCAGACTACAAAAATTAGAGGAATCGGGTAAGCCAATTCAGGTGGCCCTCATTGGTGCAGGTCAAATGGGAAAAGGAATGATGTCGCAAATTGAGGGGATGAAAGGCATGAAGGTCTCTCTCACAGCAGACATCAATCTGCAAAATGTCCATGATGGCTACCATAAGGCTGGTGTCGCGGCAGACTCGATTAAAGAAGCAAGCGAAGCAACGGAGGCCAATGACATCATTACGTCTGGCGGCTACGTCGCCACGTCTCATGCATCCCTCGCTTACGAAACAGATGCCATCGACGTTGTCGTAGATGCAACAGGCGTACCAAATTTAGGCGCCGAGCTCGCTTGGAATACGATCCAACACGGCAAGCACATCGTCATGCTTAACGTGGAGGCTGATATTACAGTTGGCGCTATTTTATATAAAGAAGCACTTGATAAAGGCGTGGTTTATACGGGCTCTGCCGGTGATGAACCAGGTGCTGTCATGGAGCTATACGACTTTGCAGATGCGCTTGGCTTTGATGTTGTCGCACTTGGTAAAGGCAAAAACAACCCATTAAACTTAGAGTCCAACCCAGATATCGCCCGCGACGAAGCGATTCGCAAAGGCGCAAATCCAAAAATGCTTGCCTCCTTCCAAGATGGTACTAAAACAATGGTGGAAATGAATGCTGTCGCAAACGCAACTGGCTACGTGCCAGACCAGCCTGGGATGCATGGACATGTCGGCACGGTGAAGGACCTCCCTTCTATTTTCCGTAAAGTAGAGGATGGAGGAAAGATCTCGAAGCACGGCATCGTTGATTACGTGAACGGCGTTGCGCCAGGTGTATTTGCGATCGTGACATCCGACAAGCCAGAAGTAAAGCACGAGCTGACATACTTGAGCATGGGTGAAGGACCTCACTACGTCCTCTATCGTCCATATCATTTAACGAGTCTCGAGACTCCACTATCTGTCGCAAAGGCGTTTATTGATCGAGAGCCAACTATCGCCCCTTACGCTGGCTTAATTGGCGAAACGGTGACAGTCGCAAAGCGCGACTTGAAGGCTGGAGAATATCTCGACGGTATCGGGGAATTCACAGTGTATGGGAAGCTCTATGAGTATGAAGAGGCGAAGTCGATGAATGCGTTACCGATTGGGCTTGTGCATCGCGCTGTGCGTATGAAGAATGATGTTGCAAAAGGTTCTGTGATTACGTATGCGGATGTGGAGGCGGAGAAGGATACGTTTATTTGGGATTTGCGTGCGAAGCAGGATGAGATGTTTTAGCATCTTGAGCTCTTCGAGCTAAGATGACTAAGTGCTAACTAGCTAAGTGCAGCCCTTCGGGCTAGAGGACTAAGAGCCATCTAGTTTCGTTCAAGTGCTTCAGCTCTTCGAGCTTCAATTGCTTAAGTGCCTAACAGTTTAAATCTGCACTCCGAGCTGTCAGCCCTCCAGACACTCTACGACATCCATAGGGCCGGTCTTTGAGCTTCCTCGTCGGCATGGTGCGGCTGTCGCCTTACCATAAACGCCTCCTGTGGGATCTCAAAAACCTCTTCTCCCTATGGATTGTCTCCGAGTGTCTTCTGGGTCTGCCAGCTCTGCGTTTGATTTAAAAAGTGCATAAGTAAAGAGCCTTCCTTGGTTGGAAGGCTCTTTGTTGTGAGGCTTTATGGTTCAGATGAGTGCCACTGTGAAAATCAGATTTTTATGCCTAATAGATAATAAATCAATCACTAGTACTTATAAACTCAGTTGCATTTATAAAAAGCTAGGCAACGATCTTTCGCCTAGTAATGAAACTAAAGGGACAGGGTTCGAAAGATTTAGAACAGTTACCTTCGATTCTTCGGAGCGTCTGACGGCGACTCAGGCAGGAGCACTTAGCGTTTCCGAGAATCCTTTCACACGGCCGCTGGCCGTGTGAAATAGTCGAGGTAGCCCTGCCGAACGCGTCCGTCAGTAAGCGCAGGAAAATCGAAGATTCGACCCTTAACTTATTTGAAAATGTTAACCGTACGCGGAGCTTCAAATTGCACAACAGCTCCTAGCTCTTCACTGACAAACCTGATCGGCACAAAGGTGACTCCGTTAACGATAACTGGCGCTTGGCGGAGCGTTTTTTGTGTGCCGTTTACTCGTCCGTAAATGGAGCCTTCCGTTAATCGGATAGTGTCTTCACCAAGCTCGATCGTGATCGAGCGGTCTGCCTGCTTCCACGTCACGTTGGCGCCAAAGGATTCGCTTATAAATCGCAGAGGGACAAGCGTGCTTCCATTACGGACAAAGGGCTTCTGTAGGAGCTGTGATGTGGTTTTCCCCGTATAAGCCCTATCGGATCCTACATACAGCACGAGCTGGTCATCGCGGAAGGTTGCTCTGTCCTGGCCTCGCGTGATGGTTGCTCGCTCGCGGCCGGCGACGCGACCTTGGCTGTCGAAGACGATTGCTTCGAGTGTGTTGGCGCCGTCTCGTAGGTGACCTCTGCGGATGTCGATGTTGTAAGGATAAGTGGTTGTGCTACTGAGATCGCCGCCGTTGAGTCGATACGCGACGCGGCTGACGTATGGGTCATAGGTTTTGGCGTGCGTCGAGACGGTGATGGTGTCATGGACGATTGTGCCGTCGAGTGCGCTTACGAATGGGCTTGCTGTCTCTTCCTTCGCGTGGGGGCCGTTCACGACATCTGTGAGAAAATACTCGTCGGCGATCACGCGTCTATATGTGTTAATGATTGCCTGGTTAACTGTAAGGCTGTAGTTGTTCAGGCGGCGTTCGTTTGGTACATTTCTAGCAGAAAAGGTATCGACGCTAAACCAGTTAACAGCTTTGACGTTTGGATAGCGTAGCTTGAGTCCTTGGTAAAAGCTTTTAAGACGCATCTGTCCGAAGCGCGTCATGTCTTGATTGCCGACACTTGTGTGGTGGCTTGCTGCGAACTCTGCGATCATCATCGGCTTGCGGTGTGCGTACGTGTCATAAATGATGTCGATGCGGTCTAATGGATCGCGTCTGATTGCTGGTTGATTGGCGTTACCGTTTAGGTACGGCGTTGAATAAACGTTAATGCCGACCCAGTCTACTGCTGCATCTCCTGGATAATACTCATGCATAGAGTGTGCTGGCGATGCGCTCGGTGACCAGACCATCGCAACGTTTGGTGCTTCCTCTGACATGACGCGTGAAACGAGTCGGAAGCTGTTAATATATTGTTGCGGATTACCGTGCCATGGCACCCACGATCCATTGAATTCAGAGGCGAATCGAAGGAAAACTGGTACTTCGGCTGCTTTCGCATCGCGTGCGAATTGGCGGAGGTAGGCGTCGTCTTTGACTGCGTTTAGTCCTTGCAGTGGCTCAAGCGCAATTTGTATAGCTCCTCCCTGCGCTTTAACACGCTCCGCGAACTGTTTTGGAAAGCCGTCGCCATAGCGATGATAGTCAAAGTACATGGAGTGTTGCTTATTCATCATGTAGTTGAAGTCATTATAATGCGTTCCTTGTACGTTGCGGATTTGATCAGCTTCAATATAAGCGCCGAAGTACATGCCGCTTGAAGGTTCGTAGAGTGCGCTGCCGCTTGTTGCTTGCCCGGTTTCTGTAACGTAAAGGCCGATCTCGGTGTTGAGTTCGTCAGCGAGGTTTTTGACGGCGTTGTATGTGTTGATGTCGCCCATGCGTTGGAATACGTCGGCAGACTTGTAGTAAGCGTCGGCTGCCTTTTGATAGTTCCCAAGTCCCTCATGAGCTTGGCCTAGTGAACGATATGTGCTGGCGTGCTGATCGATGCGCAGTGCGCGCTCGAAGTGAGTCACAGCCTGTGAATATTGCCCTGCTTTCAGTGCATTGTTTCCTTGCGAAACGTGTGGCCATGATGATGCTTCAGCGGTCTGTGGTAGTGTTAAAATTGGTAAAACGAGTAGTAGTGCGAGAAAAATAATGATGCGACGCTTCATTCTATGTACCTCCTTCGAAATATCTATTTTCAGTATACAGGAAATGGGTATTGGGGGTGGTGATTTTTTTGGGTGGGTGCTGGCTATTTTTGTGATATTGGCGGGTGTGTTTGGTAATTTGAATTCTGTGTTTAGTTTCTCGTCGTTTTGCGAGTTTCGTGTTTGGTAACTCGGATTCTGTGTTTGGTTTCTCGAGGATGAGCTCAAATCTATGTCTCTAGCATTCAATAAGTCATCTGCAAACTTTAAAAATAGCGGGACGAAAATTCGTCCCGCTCATTAACAAACTACTTAATTATTGTAATCAATCGTTGCACTAACTTCGCCTTCTACTTCTTCGTAGATAACTTCGTCGTTTTCAATTGGTGTTGCTTCGGTGCCTTCGTTGTTATGGTAGTCTTCGTAACTAACCATGTTGAACGTAAAGGTTTGGTCAGGAGGTAAAACAACGTCGATATCAGGGAAATTAATATCAAGTGTTACCTCGCCAGTGTATCCATGTTGTAAAAAGCCTGTCCATAAATAACCCATATAGCCTAAGCTTCGCTTAAAAGTATTACTTTCATTTTCTGATGAAATTGTTATTTCTACGTCCGCATAATACCGTTCATTTTCTAAATCAAAACTTATGTCATCAAGATGATTATTAAAAGAATCTACAACTCGAAGATTTAGAATTTCTGCTAGATTAGTTCCTGGAATAATATCCATACCCTCTTCATATAGGTCTGAATAATTTAATTCAAATGCTGTATCCATTAATATTGCTTTTAAACCATCATTGATGGCTGGAGTCATATTAACATAATATGTTTCATTTCTAGAAGGATGCTTGGCTTGTAGAGATACAGTACGAATTATTGCATCTTCATCTATTAAAAGGGCTTGCGAATCCTCAAAATTGTTGTGAAAATTAATAAATGAAGTATAGAAATAATCTATACCATATCTAGTATAGTCTAAGAAAGCATAATTTAGGCTCCAACTTAGTCCATCTGCAATGGTTGATTTATCAAAACGGATGTCAACGTCTTTTAAATTCTCTGGATTTACAATGAATTGAGTAAATTCATCATTAATCAGTTGGTTCCTATTATGGGAGAGGAACCATTTATCTTCAATACGACCTTCAATATTAGAAAAATACGAGCCATGAGGAATATATAAAGGTTGATCTGATGTTACTCCCACTGAGAAGTTGAAAGGAGTTCCGCCTGAACGTGTGTAACTTTTCCCTAAACTTACATAGTATTCTGTAAAATCTTCTGTAACATCAAATGTAACTTGAGAGTAATCATTGCCTTCTCTAGTTAATTCGATATCAACACCATTTTTAAACTCTTCGACAGTAAATGTACCGTCATATATAGTCGAAGAAGTATTGGTGAAATAATAAATAGTATGAACATCATCTAAATAAGCTAATCTGTTATGGCTTATTTCATGCCCATCAAATGAAGCATTTTCCCAAAAACCATATTCTAAAAATTCTCCTTCTTCATCTAAATATACGAAAGTCGTTCCATAATAGCGGACTTCCTCTTCATCTAGTAACTTTAAAGTCACTCGGCCCTCAGTCCACTCATCTTCCTTCGGCTCCCACCATAATGGATTATAAGCTTTAAGGAATTCTTCGCGTGCTTGTGTTAGCTCATTTTTTAATTCCTCGATACGCTCAGCAGACATTTCAGCGGCATCAACTTCTTCTCTTGCATCTTCTACGAGTTTTTTGAAGTAGTCATATGCATTTTCCTCGAACTGTCCCGGATTATTACCACGTGTTGAACGGTTGAGTAGCCTCTCTTGTTCACGGACATGCGAGCGAATGTCGCGGAATGAGTCATCTAAAAATACTCTACCATTACTAAAATCACGAATACCTTTTAAGACAATATCAGTTTCCGTATCAACCTCGATTTGAGATAAAGTTTCTAAGTCTAACTCGTTTGCTTTATTCACCACTTCAGCAAAAACATTATAAACCTCAACTGGATACTTTCCATTCGTATTCCCTTGATTCTTTAAATTATTAGTTAAATGTACTCCGGCAACTCTTAAGTAGTGGTTAAAAGCAACTTTGTCCACAACACTATTAAAGCTTAACCCTGTGCTTGAAGACGAAATACTCATTGTTTCTATCTCTTCATCTACATTTATGATAGAAGATACTGTCGGAGCATCCTCACCTTCACGGTAGTTTGCATTAGTAATTAATTCTTCTTCATCAATAAATACCTTAACTTCACTAACCCTAGCCATAAATGTATTAATATTTTTTGTTACATAAACTTCACTAGGTGCCTCTATAACTACTTCTTTCGCCTGTGCATCCATATATAGAGTAGCTTCAGACGTATGGCGAACAAGACCTGTTAATAATCCATCACCTGTGAATTTAATATCGTCTTCAGCGTCAATAATTACTTCTCCATTCAAATCTGTTCCAGCCTCAAGGTTAACACTATTGTCTCCCCCGCCACTAAACGTGTGCACACTCGTAGAAGTATCTTGAACAGCATTTAGCGTAATGTTAGTAACGTTAGCACCAACAGTAATGTCTCCTACCTCACTATCTGTGATGTTTGCATTGTTCCCTTCAACTTCTAAATCATAGTAAACTTCTGCATTAGTCAACGAGACATCATTTCCTGTAATCATTACCGAGTTAGCATGAACATTACTAATGTCAGAATTACCTTTGATTGAGATGCTTGTAAATGAACTTCCGCCAAAATCAACATTCACATCTTCAGCAACTTCTACATTTGTGTATGATCGAGCCGGTTCACCTTCGTAATCAAAACTAGCTGACACAAAAATCGTAGATAGCGCGTCGTTAGCTAAAGCTGTGCCAAAACCTTCAGCGTTCGATACTGTAGCAGCTGTTCCACCTTCAGAAAGCTCAATGCCTTCTTGTACAACACTAACAGTCTGCGTTACTGGTTGATCAAATCCTTCTACAAAACCTTCAAAAACCTCAATCCCTGGTTCGTCAAATCTAATAGATCTATTTCTCCAGTTTATTGAAACTGACTCACTAGTTTCATCAGACAGTTGAGCAATAGCCGTTTCTGGGAATTCATGTGTTTCTCCAACATTGACTTCAACGGTTGCATTTTCTCCAAGACTAACGCTCACAATCGTTGGCTCAGAAACTTCTTCCTCTTCTTCTTCTGGATCTTCCGGCGTCACTATGGGCCCTGGTCCAACAGGTCCAGGACTCCACCCATCCCCTGGTGGTGCTGGCGTTACTTCTTCTTCTTCCTCTTCCTCATCTACTTGCTCGTCGTCATTTTCTTCCTCGTTGCCCGGTAGCTCATCCTCTGGATCTTCTTCGTCTTCGATAGGCTCTTCAGCTTCGATTTCTTCGACTGTCTCGATTGAGCGAGTTAGCATGAGTGAGAATGCGAGTCGTGTTAGTTCATCTGATGCTCCGAAGCGGTATCCGTCGCCGTGCGGCATTCCAAGAAGTACGCCCCATGATTGTAGGATTTTCACTGCTTCAATGTGAGAAACATGAATCGTATCTTCATCGACAAATTCAGTTGTTTCTCCGTTTAGTTCTAGAT
This window contains:
- a CDS encoding S-layer homology domain-containing protein; translated protein: MYQPKSYRKFLAASLSATMVASVAPGAVFANEHAHSFTDIDLEGENLEVIEKLVEAGIINGFPDNTFRPHASITREQAALMMYRALELEGATDVVNTLSQFNDIDPNHRSAVEIAAVIEAGIFKGYNGNLHMGDVISRQEMVSVIVRTFNLELNGETTEFVDEDTIHVSHIEAVKILQSWGVLLGMPHGDGYRFGASDELTRLAFSLMLTRSIETVEEIEAEEPIEDEEDPEDELPGNEEENDDEQVDEEEEEEEVTPAPPGDGWSPGPVGPGPIVTPEDPEEEEEEVSEPTIVSVSLGENATVEVNVGETHEFPETAIAQLSDETSESVSINWRNRSIRFDEPGIEVFEGFVEGFDQPVTQTVSVVQEGIELSEGGTAATVSNAEGFGTALANDALSTIFVSASFDYEGEPARSYTNVEVAEDVNVDFGGSSFTSISIKGNSDISNVHANSVMITGNDVSLTNAEVYYDLEVEGNNANITDSEVGDITVGANVTNITLNAVQDTSTSVHTFSGGGDNSVNLEAGTDLNGEVIIDAEDDIKFTGDGLLTGLVRHTSEATLYMDAQAKEVVIEAPSEVYVTKNINTFMARVSEVKVFIDEEELITNANYREGEDAPTVSSIINVDEEIETMSISSSSTGLSFNSVVDKVAFNHYLRVAGVHLTNNLKNQGNTNGKYPVEVYNVFAEVVNKANELDLETLSQIEVDTETDIVLKGIRDFSNGRVFLDDSFRDIRSHVREQERLLNRSTRGNNPGQFEENAYDYFKKLVEDAREEVDAAEMSAERIEELKNELTQAREEFLKAYNPLWWEPKEDEWTEGRVTLKLLDEEEVRYYGTTFVYLDEEGEFLEYGFWENASFDGHEISHNRLAYLDDVHTIYYFTNTSSTIYDGTFTVEEFKNGVDIELTREGNDYSQVTFDVTEDFTEYYVSLGKSYTRSGGTPFNFSVGVTSDQPLYIPHGSYFSNIEGRIEDKWFLSHNRNQLINDEFTQFIVNPENLKDVDIRFDKSTIADGLSWSLNYAFLDYTRYGIDYFYTSFINFHNNFEDSQALLIDEDAIIRTVSLQAKHPSRNETYYVNMTPAINDGLKAILMDTAFELNYSDLYEEGMDIIPGTNLAEILNLRVVDSFNNHLDDISFDLENERYYADVEITISSENESNTFKRSLGYMGYLWTGFLQHGYTGEVTLDINFPDIDVVLPPDQTFTFNMVSYEDYHNNEGTEATPIENDEVIYEEVEGEVSATIDYNN